From one Anopheles bellator chromosome 1, idAnoBellAS_SP24_06.2, whole genome shotgun sequence genomic stretch:
- the LOC131205537 gene encoding RNA cytidine acetyltransferase, whose amino-acid sequence MVKKKIDNRIRVMIENGVKLGHRTMFVVVGDKGRDQVPILYDILTKASVKARPTVLWCYKTKDEAISNHGKKRAKKIQSGKIDINESDLFDAFRVATTIHGRYYKDTHTILGKTYGVCVLQDFEALTPNLLARTIETVEGGGLIILLLKTISSLKQLYTMSMDVHKRYRTEAHQNVTCRFNERLILSLADCSRCLLVNDDLTVLPLSSRTADVKPIDVSTIGAGEQSEQLAELKESLADTPPAGPLVNLCRTYDQAKAVAQFIDALAEKQLKPPTSLTAGRGRGKSAAMGLAIAGSIAFGYVNVYVTSPSPENLITLFEFILKGFDVLEYQEHTDYTIIRSTNPDFNKAIIRINITRNSRQTVQYISPTDAHLLNAADLLIIDEAAAIPLPMVKAMLGSYLVFMASTINGYEGTGRSLSLKLLSQLQKDNAAPPPIKLEESIRYSPGDAVESWLTSLLCLDATVVANLSSGCPPPDACELYYIDRDALFSYHRAAEAFLQRIVSICVSSHYKNSPNDLQMMSDAPAHHLFCLLGPITKKDQLPEILVVIQVCLEGQISSQSIQNSLVRGMKGAGDLIPWNMAEQYGDREFPKLSGARIVRIATHPNYQRMGYGKRALKQLKTYYEGKFMSLMDDNGNSYDDDDRGIETIDDEEVDLLKEVIAPRKKIPTLLKRLAERRPEPLDYLGTSYGLTTELLRFWKSQKFVPVYLSQKENELTGEHSCIMLCPISPSIERLETQDWLRQYFVDFRRRILKLLGKAFSRFTTGLALSLLENKAVNVEAKELRQSTIDEVFLPHDIQRLESYVSNQVEYRLIMDLTNDLASLYFQGKMAGVHIESLQKAILLGCGLQNKTIDNLMEEFRMPPNQVLAKFYDCIKKLTTHLTQVMERTIEGTMVKESDLDVGDRLVPLPLTLNEELADDVKRLEKQQKKELAKLKKLDLAEYAIKGTDEEWNSVLSKTKSSIVSIKSGEKRLNEEDDLPMAAGGNGFQKKKAKFGKKQKFHKNKA is encoded by the exons atggtgaagaaaaagatCGACAATCGCATTCGGGTGATGATAGAGAATGGTGTGAAGCTGGGTCATCGGACGATGTTTGTCGTGGTTGGGGATAAGGGTCGCGATCAGGTACCGATCCTCTACGACATCCTGACGAAGGCATCTGTAAAAGCAAGACCGACGGTGCTGTGGTGTTACAAAACGAAAGATGAAGCCATTTCCAA CCACGGTAAAAAACGCGCCAAGAAGATCCAATCCGGCAAGATCGATATCAACGAATCGGATCTGTTTGATGCGTTCCGCGTGGCTACCACAATCCACGGCCGTTACTACAAGGACACGCACACGATTCTCGGTAAAACGTACGGTGTTTGCGTGCTGCAGGACTTTGAGGCACTAACGCCGAATCTTTTGGCCCGTACGATCGAAACGGTCGAAGGTGGTGGATTGATCATTTTGCTGCTCAAAACGATTTCCTCTCTGAAGCAACTCTACACGATGAGTATGGATGTGCACAAGCGCTACCGCACCGAGGCGCACCAGAACGTGACGTGTCGCTTCAACGAGCGACTCATCCTTTCGCTGGCCGACTGCTCCCGCTGTTTGCTGGTGAACGATGATCTAACGGTGCTGCCGCTTTCGTCGCGCACCGCCGATGTCAAACCGATCGACGTTTcgacgatcggtgccggtgagcAGAGTGAACAGTTAGCCGAGCTGAAGGAAAGCCTGGCCGACactccgccggccggcccgttGGTGAACCTGTGCCGAACGTACGATCAAGCAAAAGCCGTCGCACAGTTTATCGACGCACTGGCTGAGAAGCAGCTCAAACCGCCCACTTCTCTTacggctggccgtggccgcggaaaGTCGGCTGCAATGGGTCTGGCCATCGCCGGCTCCATCGCGTTCGGGTACGTGAACGTGTACGTCACATCACCGTCGCCCGAGAATCTAATCACCCTGTTCGAGTTCATACTGAAGGGCTTCGACGTTCTTGAGTATCAGGAGCACACAGATTATACGATCATCCGCTCGACGAATCCGGACTTCAATAAGGCGATCATACGCATCAACATTACGCGCAACAGCCGTCAAACCGTGCAGTACATTTCGCCGACCGATGCTCATCTGTTGAATGCGGCCGATCTGTTAATAATCGATGAAGCGGCCGCCATTCCGCTACCGATGGTGAAGGCGATGCTCGGGTCTTACCTTGTGTTTATGGCATCCACCATTAACGGGTATGAAGGAACGGGACGATCGCTCAGCTTGAAACTACTGTCGCAGCTGCAGAAAGATAATGCCGCTCCGCCACCG ATTAAGTTGGAAGAATCGATCCGTTACAGCCCGGGAGATGCGGTGGAATCGTGGCTAACGTCGTTGCTCTGTCTCGATGCCACGGTCGTGGCGAACCTGAGTTCCGGTTGTCCACCACCTGATGCCTGCGAACTGTACTACATCGATCGGGATGCCCTGTTTTCCTATCACCGTGCCGCCGAGGCCTTCCTGCAGCGCATCGTATCAATCTGCGTTTCGTCGCACTACAAAAACAGTCCAAACGATCTTCAGATGATGAGTGATGCTCCGGCGCACCATCTGTTCTGTCTGCTCGGACCGATCACCAAGAAGGACCAGCTGCCGGAGATACTGGTCGTGATTCAGGTGTGCCTCGAGGGACAGATTTCATCGCAATCTATCCAAAACTCGCTCGTGCGAGGTATGAAGGGGGCTGGCGATTTGATCCCATGGAACATGGCCGAACAGTATGGCGACCGTGAGTTTCCGAAGCTTTCTGGGGCGCGCATTGTACGCATCGCCACGCATCCGAACTATCAGCGG ATGGGCTACGGTAAAAGGGCTTTGAAGCAGCTGAAAACGTACTACGAAGGCAAGTTCATGTCGTTGATGGATGATAATGGGAACAGttacgacgatgatgatcgcggaatcgaaacgatcgacgacgaagaggTTGATCTGCTGAAGGAGGTTATAGCACCGCGGAAAAAGATTCCCACGCTGCTGAAGCGGCTTGCCGAGCGGCGGCCGGAACCACTCGACTATCTCGGCACGTCGTACGGGCTGACGACGGAGTTGTTGCGCTTTTGGAAGAGTCAAAAATTTGTCCCCGTCTACCTGAGCCAGAAGGAGAACGAACTGACGGGCGAACATTCGTGCATTATGCTGTGCCCGATCAGTCCGAGTATCGAGCGGCTCGAAACGCAAGACTGGTTGCGACAGTACTTTGTTGACTTTCGGCGGCGCATCTTGAAGTTGCTGGGAAAAGCATTTAGTCGCTTCACGACCGGCCTGGCACTGTCGCTACTCGAAAACAAAGCAGTTAACGTGGAAGCCAAAG AGTTGCGCCAATCGACGATCGATGAAGTGTTTTTGCCGCACGACATTCAGCGCCTCGAAAGCTACGTCAGCAACCAGGTCGAGTACAGGCTAATCATGGATTTGACCAACGATCTAGCGTCGCTCTACTTCCAAGGCAAAATGGCCGGAGTACACATCGAATCGTTGCAGAAAGCAATCCTGCTCGGCTGTGGGTTGCAGAACAAAACGATCGACAACCTGATGGAGGAGTTCCGTATGCCGCCCAACCAGGTGTTGGCCAAGTTTTACGATTGCATCAAAAAGCTGACCACTCACCTGACCCAGGTGATGGAGCGCACGATCGAGGGAACGATGGTGAAGGAAAGCGACCTTGATGTGGGCGATAGGTTGGTGCCGTTGCCTCTAACGCTGAACGAGGAGCTGGCGGACGACGTAAAGCGGCTGgagaagcagcagaagaaggaaTTGGCCAAGCTGAAGAAACTAGATCTAGCCGAGTACGCCATCAAGGGCACGGACGAGGAGTGGAACAGCGTACTATCCAAAACGAAGTCTTCCATCGTCTCCATCAAAAG TGGAGAGAAGCGGCTCAACGAAGAAGACGATTTACCGATGGCGGCCGGCGGCAATGGGTTTCAGAAGAAAAAGGCAAAGtttggcaaaaaacaaaagtttcATAAAAACAAAGCGTAA